Proteins co-encoded in one Alcanivorax sp. genomic window:
- the gspE gene encoding type II secretion system ATPase GspE — protein MTDHAQHNEEQALAPYLLPYGFARRFGVLLREREGSRELCYRDDLPVSALSEVQRKIGTLPKLVAMDDAGFTAAMALAYEQQRGAAAEAADDLEGLDLASLADSLPETSDLLEQEDDAPIIRLINALLQEAIREDASDIHIETFERKLVVRLRVDGVLREVLAPKRELAPLLVSRIKVMARLDIAEKRIPQDGRISLRIGGRDVDVRVSTMPSSNGERVVLRLLDKQAGRLDLAHLGMEEQNDKLMRELISKPHGIILVTGPTGSGKTTTLYASLTELNDSSRNILTVEDPIEYQLEGIGQTQVNSKVDMTFARGLRAILRQDPDVVMVGEIRDLETAEIAVQASLTGHLVLSTLHTNTAVGAVTRLQDMGIEPFLLSSSLLGALAQRLVRVLCDDCKTPYQASASELRMMGLPEDQSHTLYHPNGCEHCNNQGYRGRTGIYELVLIDETMRQLIHDQAGELALTRHARSLTGSIREDGWRKVLAGHTSVEEVLRVTRED, from the coding sequence ATGACGGATCACGCGCAACACAATGAAGAACAAGCCCTGGCGCCGTATTTGTTGCCCTACGGCTTTGCCCGTCGCTTTGGCGTACTGCTGCGTGAACGTGAAGGCAGCCGGGAGCTTTGCTACCGGGATGATTTGCCGGTATCCGCCCTGAGTGAGGTGCAGCGGAAGATTGGCACCTTGCCAAAACTGGTAGCCATGGACGATGCCGGGTTTACCGCCGCCATGGCACTGGCCTATGAGCAGCAGCGGGGGGCCGCCGCTGAAGCCGCCGATGATCTTGAAGGCCTGGATCTGGCCAGCCTGGCCGATTCTCTGCCGGAAACCTCAGACTTGTTGGAGCAAGAGGATGATGCGCCCATCATTCGTCTGATTAACGCGCTGCTCCAGGAAGCTATTCGTGAGGATGCCTCTGATATCCACATTGAAACCTTCGAGCGCAAACTGGTAGTGCGTCTGCGCGTGGATGGGGTTCTCAGGGAGGTTCTTGCACCGAAACGGGAGCTGGCCCCCTTGCTGGTATCCCGAATCAAGGTAATGGCCCGCCTGGATATTGCCGAAAAACGGATTCCCCAGGATGGCCGTATTTCCCTGCGTATTGGCGGGCGGGATGTGGACGTGCGGGTTTCCACCATGCCGTCCAGTAACGGTGAGCGGGTAGTGCTGCGTCTGCTGGACAAGCAGGCAGGGCGCCTGGACCTTGCCCACCTGGGTATGGAAGAGCAGAACGACAAATTGATGCGTGAGCTGATCAGCAAGCCCCACGGCATCATTCTGGTCACCGGGCCTACTGGTTCGGGGAAGACCACCACACTGTATGCGTCGCTGACCGAGCTCAACGACAGTTCCCGCAATATTCTCACGGTGGAAGACCCCATCGAATACCAGCTGGAGGGTATTGGCCAGACCCAGGTAAACAGCAAGGTGGACATGACCTTTGCCCGAGGTCTGCGTGCCATCTTGCGCCAGGATCCTGATGTGGTAATGGTGGGTGAGATCCGCGATCTGGAAACCGCGGAAATTGCGGTTCAGGCCTCTCTGACCGGGCACCTGGTTCTGTCCACCCTGCATACCAACACCGCCGTTGGGGCGGTGACCCGTCTTCAGGATATGGGGATTGAGCCTTTCCTGCTGTCCAGCTCCTTGCTTGGGGCCCTGGCACAGCGTCTGGTGCGGGTTCTGTGTGATGATTGCAAAACGCCTTATCAAGCCTCTGCCAGTGAATTACGCATGATGGGCCTGCCTGAAGACCAGTCTCATACCCTGTATCACCCCAATGGTTGCGAACATTGTAATAACCAGGGGTACCGGGGCCGTACCGGTATCTACGAGCTGGTGTTGATTGATGAAACCATGCGGCAGCTGATTCACGATCAGGCAGGGGAACTGGCGCTTACCCGTCATGCCCGCAGCCTGACCGGCAGCATTCGTGAAGATGGCTGGCGCAAGGTACTGGCAGGTCACACCAGTGTGGAAGAAGTGCTGCGCGTAACCCGCGAAGACTGA
- the gspF gene encoding type II secretion system inner membrane protein GspF, producing MPAFEYRSLDHKGKIRKGTLEADSARLVRQQLRDKGWVPIEVNETRDTDTEGGIRLFSASGKLKGAEQALVTRQLATLLKSGLPVEQALSAVAKQAANDRIERIMLAVRAKVREGYSLAKSFESFPRAFPEMYRATVSAGEQSGHLEQVLEQLADYLETRHDTGRSVAQAMIYPVFIMVFASVVIGLMMTFVVPKLVEVFEGGSQELPLLTRIVMVLSDFTRDWGWLVVLVVILAIIAFGRAMQVPMFRMRVHRRLAAMPLVGTMLRASDSARLASTLGILGRSGVPLVDALFIAAQVVGNLAIRDAVKHAAVKVREGGNLSRALDASGYFPPMLVQMIASGEASGELDHMLTRAADYQERELTSTVNTMVGLLGPIMLLVMAGIVVLIVLSVMMPIMQMNNMLGG from the coding sequence ATGCCAGCTTTTGAGTATCGCTCCCTCGACCACAAGGGCAAGATCCGCAAGGGAACCCTGGAGGCTGACAGTGCCCGGCTGGTGCGCCAGCAGCTCCGCGACAAGGGCTGGGTGCCCATCGAGGTGAATGAAACCCGGGATACCGATACGGAAGGCGGTATCCGGCTGTTTTCTGCTTCAGGCAAGCTGAAGGGCGCTGAACAGGCCCTGGTGACCCGTCAGCTTGCCACACTGCTCAAATCCGGCTTGCCGGTGGAGCAGGCGCTTTCTGCGGTAGCCAAGCAGGCGGCCAACGACCGCATCGAACGGATCATGCTTGCCGTTCGCGCCAAGGTCCGTGAGGGCTACAGTCTGGCGAAAAGCTTCGAATCCTTTCCCCGAGCCTTCCCGGAGATGTACCGGGCGACGGTCTCTGCCGGCGAACAGAGCGGACACCTGGAGCAGGTTCTGGAGCAATTGGCGGATTATCTCGAGACCCGCCACGATACCGGCCGCTCGGTGGCCCAGGCGATGATATACCCGGTGTTCATCATGGTGTTTGCCTCGGTTGTGATCGGGCTGATGATGACCTTCGTGGTGCCCAAACTGGTGGAGGTCTTTGAAGGTGGCAGTCAGGAATTGCCACTGTTGACCCGAATCGTCATGGTGCTCAGTGATTTCACCCGGGACTGGGGCTGGTTGGTGGTACTGGTGGTTATTCTGGCGATTATTGCCTTTGGCCGTGCCATGCAGGTTCCGATGTTCCGCATGAGGGTGCACCGCCGCCTGGCTGCAATGCCCCTGGTGGGCACCATGTTGCGCGCTTCCGACAGTGCGCGGTTGGCCAGTACACTGGGCATTCTTGGCCGTTCAGGGGTCCCCTTGGTGGATGCCCTGTTTATTGCGGCACAGGTGGTAGGCAACCTGGCCATTCGCGATGCGGTGAAGCATGCTGCGGTGAAAGTTCGCGAAGGCGGCAATCTCAGTCGTGCCCTGGATGCCAGCGGCTATTTTCCCCCCATGCTGGTACAGATGATTGCCAGTGGCGAGGCCAGTGGCGAACTTGATCACATGCTGACTCGGGCGGCGGACTATCAGGAACGGGAACTCACCAGCACGGTCAATACCATGGTGGGCCTGCTTGGCCCGATCATGCTGCTGGTGATGGCGGGAATCGTGGTTTTAATCGTGCTTTCGGTGATGATGCCGATCATGCAAATGAACAACATGTTAGGTGGATAA
- the gspG gene encoding type II secretion system major pseudopilin GspG, which yields MKTLKHRKAMTGFTLLEIMVVVAIIGLLAAVIVPNVIGQGEAAKVDLTKANMGKIVQQLDLYKFNNGSYPTTEEGLNGLVERPASATKWPDGGYLPKVPQDPWNNDYIYLSPGVDGPFDLLSLGADGAEGGEGSDADINWRDVQ from the coding sequence ATGAAGACCCTGAAACATCGCAAGGCTATGACAGGTTTTACCCTGCTGGAAATCATGGTGGTGGTTGCCATTATTGGCCTGCTGGCCGCGGTGATCGTTCCCAATGTGATCGGCCAGGGCGAAGCGGCCAAGGTGGACCTCACCAAGGCCAACATGGGCAAAATTGTTCAACAGCTGGACCTGTACAAGTTCAATAACGGCAGCTACCCGACCACCGAAGAGGGGCTCAATGGGCTGGTTGAGCGTCCCGCCTCCGCCACCAAGTGGCCTGATGGTGGCTATTTGCCGAAGGTTCCCCAGGACCCGTGGAACAATGACTACATCTATCTGAGCCCGGGTGTGGATGGCCCCTTCGATCTCCTTTCCCTGGGCGCAGATGGTGCTGAAGGCGGTGAGGGCAGCGACGCCGACATCAACTGGCGTGACGTCCAGTAA
- a CDS encoding prepilin-type N-terminal cleavage/methylation domain-containing protein, with product MPFRLRQAGFTLLEILVVVMLIGLLTAVIASQGNWTLSEDGLDEEAARLYDTLELLNERSLFSGQLLALRLKSNGWVPLAYDRNERDFLPIDDASLKSRALAANLSLEWQVDSLEGDQVSLSDVAENLVKKDVMAAPEGLSDQADEDGSETRSEDERDDPLPQVFFFPSGEVTPVTLSMLSNDDLDRFQRWQISALGQVSDPDNADQEDNEGSVFEEAR from the coding sequence ATGCCTTTCCGGCTCCGTCAGGCAGGCTTCACACTGCTGGAAATTCTGGTGGTGGTAATGCTGATCGGCCTGCTCACTGCGGTGATTGCCAGTCAGGGTAACTGGACGCTCAGTGAGGACGGGCTGGACGAGGAGGCCGCACGGCTTTATGACACCCTGGAGCTGCTCAACGAGCGAAGTCTGTTTTCGGGTCAACTATTGGCCTTGCGGCTGAAAAGCAATGGCTGGGTCCCTCTGGCCTATGATCGCAATGAGCGTGACTTTCTTCCCATTGACGATGCTTCCCTCAAATCCCGCGCATTGGCAGCCAATCTGTCACTGGAATGGCAGGTGGATTCGCTGGAGGGTGATCAGGTTTCCCTGTCCGATGTGGCCGAGAATCTGGTCAAGAAAGACGTGATGGCTGCACCAGAAGGGCTCAGTGATCAAGCCGATGAGGACGGAAGTGAAACCCGCAGCGAGGATGAACGAGACGACCCCTTGCCCCAGGTATTCTTCTTTCCCAGTGGCGAAGTCACCCCCGTGACCCTGTCCATGCTCTCCAATGATGATCTGGATCGCTTTCAGCGTTGGCAGATCAGTGCCCTGGGGCAGGTGTCTGACCCGGACAACGCTGACCAGGAAGACAACGAGGGCAGTGTCTTCGAGGAGGCGCGGTGA
- the gspI gene encoding type II secretion system minor pseudopilin GspI — protein MNGLQRNRGFTLLEVLVAVSVLALVMVTLGQTLGASARAYTNIHDTHLGFLVASDKLVEMQVYQQWPPTGQSDTEVTRNGRDWWVETIVSEGPYGDTRRVDINVGPLRGDVKEGLTYHLASLIGKPAS, from the coding sequence GTGAACGGGCTGCAACGTAACCGCGGCTTCACTCTTCTGGAGGTGCTGGTCGCTGTATCCGTGCTGGCTCTGGTGATGGTGACCCTGGGCCAGACCCTGGGCGCCAGTGCACGCGCCTATACCAATATCCACGATACCCATCTTGGCTTCCTGGTGGCCTCAGACAAGCTGGTGGAGATGCAGGTCTACCAGCAATGGCCTCCCACCGGGCAGTCTGATACCGAGGTGACCCGTAATGGGCGCGATTGGTGGGTGGAAACCATTGTGTCCGAAGGGCCTTACGGGGATACCCGTCGTGTGGATATCAACGTGGGGCCATTGCGGGGGGACGTCAAGGAAGGGCTTACCTATCACCTGGCCAGTCTGATCGGGAAACCGGCCTCATGA
- the gspJ gene encoding type II secretion system minor pseudopilin GspJ, with product MSVFRRVHGFTLLEMLVTIAIFAFIYVWASSFLSSALSGREQLTERADKMERSQRAMTFLTLDFEQLVSRPVRDPYGDPQPAIVGRDNYVEFTRLGWSNPFGLRKRSEMQRVIYTLENGDLYRRYWPVLDTTVATRYQQDVLLENVARFTVRYLDLTPQGDWQWLELWPDAALAAQPVWSQRLPKSIEIEIELDNGDIIHRFYRTVVNPWA from the coding sequence ATGAGTGTATTCCGCCGGGTTCACGGTTTTACGCTGCTGGAAATGCTGGTGACCATCGCCATTTTCGCCTTTATCTATGTGTGGGCGTCGTCTTTTCTCAGCAGTGCACTCAGTGGTCGGGAGCAGCTCACCGAACGCGCCGACAAGATGGAGCGCAGCCAGCGGGCCATGACGTTCCTGACCCTGGACTTCGAGCAATTGGTCAGCCGTCCGGTGCGGGATCCTTACGGTGACCCGCAGCCTGCCATTGTCGGGCGGGACAACTACGTGGAATTTACCCGCCTGGGTTGGTCCAACCCCTTTGGCTTGCGCAAACGCAGTGAGATGCAGCGGGTTATCTATACCCTGGAAAACGGAGACCTTTACCGTCGTTACTGGCCGGTCCTCGATACCACCGTGGCCACCCGCTATCAGCAGGATGTGCTGTTGGAAAATGTGGCCCGCTTCACTGTGCGCTATCTGGATCTTACTCCGCAGGGGGACTGGCAATGGCTTGAGTTATGGCCTGACGCTGCCCTCGCTGCTCAGCCTGTCTGGTCGCAACGCCTGCCCAAGAGCATCGAGATAGAGATCGAACTGGACAACGGCGACATCATTCATCGTTTCTATCGCACGGTGGTGAACCCGTGGGCATAA
- the gspK gene encoding type II secretion system minor pseudopilin GspK, whose protein sequence is MALIIVLMLFAILSVLMTEIQFRQNRFLKRADNLLQWDKRHQYAMAAEVVAQQGLIDDLQDDIKNNAQLDDCVEEQWAVQLPPTPYEDAFLSASVQDLQGRYNLNWLISPEAEGFVRQPDRIRELEQLLTEILPDQSNPGRLAYEMADWLDSNNIVDDAQGAEDPEYRDRRTPNMPAAHESELRALLGFQATDMPEDPMSWGLLTALPPGTTLNVNTAPQQVLNAVVGSLAGQEGVQAIMDTRKEEPISDIGTLLAMPAFSELEEEDQDLLRSRLGVGSEYFQVMVDVEVDGQLSRLVTRLFRGGGEGESTAVISRQVSPLLTPLEPACNPFYKVE, encoded by the coding sequence ATGGCGTTGATTATCGTGCTGATGCTGTTTGCCATCCTTTCTGTTCTGATGACAGAGATCCAGTTCAGACAGAACCGCTTCCTCAAGCGGGCAGACAACCTGCTGCAATGGGACAAGCGCCACCAATACGCCATGGCGGCGGAGGTAGTCGCCCAGCAAGGTCTCATTGATGACCTACAAGATGACATTAAAAACAACGCACAACTTGATGATTGTGTTGAAGAACAGTGGGCGGTTCAGTTGCCACCTACGCCCTATGAAGACGCCTTTCTGAGCGCCAGTGTTCAGGACCTTCAGGGGCGATACAACCTCAACTGGCTAATCTCGCCAGAGGCCGAAGGCTTTGTTCGCCAACCTGACAGAATCAGGGAGCTGGAACAGCTACTGACGGAGATATTACCGGATCAGAGCAATCCGGGGCGTCTCGCCTATGAAATGGCCGATTGGCTGGACAGCAACAACATTGTCGATGATGCACAGGGGGCTGAAGACCCCGAGTACCGCGACCGACGCACCCCGAACATGCCGGCGGCCCACGAAAGTGAGCTGCGCGCACTGCTGGGGTTTCAGGCCACTGACATGCCGGAAGACCCCATGAGCTGGGGACTGCTGACGGCATTGCCGCCGGGCACCACCCTAAATGTCAATACCGCGCCGCAACAGGTGCTCAATGCTGTGGTAGGCTCATTGGCTGGGCAGGAAGGGGTACAGGCGATTATGGATACTCGCAAAGAAGAGCCCATTTCCGATATCGGAACGCTGCTGGCCATGCCAGCCTTTTCCGAACTTGAAGAAGAGGATCAGGATCTTCTTCGCAGCCGCCTTGGGGTGGGCAGTGAGTATTTCCAGGTGATGGTGGATGTGGAAGTGGATGGCCAGCTCAGCCGTCTGGTAACCCGTTTATTCCGTGGGGGAGGCGAGGGCGAGTCCACTGCCGTGATCAGTCGCCAGGTCAGCCCGTTGCTGACACCCCTCGAGCCAGCCTGTAATCCTTTCTACAAGGTGGAATAA
- the gspL gene encoding type II secretion system protein GspL, with the protein MSQAPLIYLYDIDALPLTASSQVLYQADAGESVASLSLQEACAAASESGSLRVVLCAAMVRLTQVSLSRKQARHLDRVMPYLLEEHLLDAPETLFFSTRKGDGEEYLVTALDQGLLASLRHIATEAGAHLQSVEVDIECLASNLPVVINLPDDRCLVASGRDAYLVVDHSERDALAPLFGVSLLDAMEIDADNSLFELLRQHPGQQLLTGAHAPRKKQGEPGLLAEWRPLLILAASVLVLAVIGLRVQEWRYNQAAQAALADAKGQYEQLFPGDKATSALIRQFQGRLARLSSGGGGSGGAFFPMLVPVAEVLKKSEVEPKRLQYDQRQNSLLLDVGAKDYAQLEALQNALRKQGAKASIANYRNAAQGVNARIKVEQPG; encoded by the coding sequence GTGTCTCAAGCTCCATTGATCTATCTCTACGACATTGATGCGCTGCCCCTGACCGCATCCAGTCAGGTGCTATACCAGGCGGATGCAGGGGAATCAGTGGCTTCCCTGAGCCTTCAGGAAGCCTGTGCGGCTGCGAGTGAATCAGGCTCTCTGCGAGTGGTGTTGTGTGCCGCCATGGTGCGCCTTACGCAGGTGTCACTGAGTCGCAAGCAGGCCCGTCATCTGGATCGGGTGATGCCCTATCTGCTGGAAGAGCATCTGCTGGACGCCCCGGAAACACTGTTTTTTTCGACCCGCAAGGGCGACGGTGAGGAGTATCTTGTTACCGCACTGGACCAGGGCCTGCTAGCCTCTCTCCGCCATATCGCCACCGAGGCAGGGGCCCACCTGCAGTCGGTTGAAGTCGATATCGAATGTCTTGCCAGCAACCTTCCTGTTGTTATCAATCTCCCCGATGATCGGTGTCTGGTTGCCAGCGGGCGTGACGCCTATCTGGTGGTGGATCATAGCGAGCGGGATGCTCTCGCTCCCCTGTTCGGGGTGTCGCTGCTGGATGCCATGGAGATTGATGCCGACAACAGCCTGTTTGAACTGCTGCGTCAGCACCCCGGCCAACAGTTGCTCACCGGTGCCCATGCTCCCCGCAAGAAACAGGGTGAGCCGGGGCTGCTGGCTGAATGGCGTCCACTGCTGATACTGGCAGCATCTGTGCTGGTGCTGGCCGTAATCGGGCTGCGTGTTCAGGAGTGGCGGTATAATCAGGCGGCCCAGGCCGCTCTGGCCGATGCCAAAGGGCAATACGAGCAACTTTTCCCGGGCGACAAGGCTACGTCGGCACTGATTCGCCAGTTTCAGGGGCGTCTGGCACGGTTGTCTTCCGGTGGCGGAGGCAGCGGCGGGGCCTTTTTCCCCATGTTGGTGCCGGTGGCTGAGGTGCTGAAGAAAAGCGAAGTGGAGCCCAAGCGGCTGCAATATGACCAGCGACAGAACAGTCTGCTGCTGGATGTGGGGGCCAAGGATTACGCACAGCTTGAAGCCTTACAGAACGCCTTGCGAAAACAAGGGGCCAAGGCGTCCATCGCCAATTACCGCAATGCCGCTCAGGGCGTGAATGCCAGAATCAAAGTGGAGCAGCCAGGATGA